The proteins below come from a single Prolixibacter sp. NT017 genomic window:
- a CDS encoding glycoside hydrolase family 130 protein translates to MAKRFAGNPILRPGDLKPSREGLKIECLLNPGVFRYDGKIWMLLRVAERPEQKEGFTSFPLYKENGELEIKEFKNDDPELDLSDPRVISYQGQDYLTTISHLRLVCSDDGVHFHEPEGYPLLTGKGIHESYGIEDCRVSQIDDTYHLTYTAVSHLGVGVGLRTTKNWKEFEHHGMIFPAHNKDSAIFEEKINGRYYAFHRPSSPELGGNYIWLASSPDGDHWGNHQCIAQTRKGKWDSVRIGAGAAPIRTDEGWLEIYHGANEDNQYCLGALLMDIDDPSKVLARSEEQPIMMPAEEYEKTGFFGNVIFTNGHLVDGDEITMYYGAADEVICGANFSVKEILESLH, encoded by the coding sequence ATGGCAAAGAGATTCGCCGGGAACCCGATCTTACGCCCCGGCGATCTGAAACCGAGCAGGGAAGGATTGAAAATTGAATGCTTGCTCAATCCGGGAGTGTTCCGGTACGATGGAAAGATATGGATGTTGCTTCGGGTAGCCGAACGTCCCGAGCAGAAAGAAGGATTCACTTCTTTCCCTCTATACAAGGAGAACGGCGAACTGGAGATTAAAGAGTTTAAAAATGATGATCCGGAGCTCGATTTATCCGATCCCCGGGTTATCAGCTATCAGGGACAAGATTATCTGACAACGATTTCGCACTTGCGTCTGGTTTGCAGTGACGATGGCGTCCATTTTCATGAACCAGAAGGATATCCGTTGCTCACAGGAAAGGGAATTCACGAATCTTACGGAATTGAAGACTGTCGGGTATCGCAAATAGACGACACCTACCATTTGACTTACACTGCCGTTTCGCATTTGGGCGTAGGAGTAGGGCTCCGGACTACCAAAAACTGGAAAGAATTCGAACATCACGGGATGATATTTCCCGCGCACAATAAGGACAGTGCCATTTTCGAAGAAAAGATTAACGGTCGTTATTATGCGTTTCATCGTCCCAGCAGTCCTGAATTAGGAGGAAACTATATCTGGTTAGCCAGTTCGCCGGATGGTGATCACTGGGGAAATCATCAGTGTATTGCACAAACACGGAAAGGAAAGTGGGACAGTGTGCGCATTGGTGCAGGTGCCGCTCCCATTCGCACGGACGAAGGCTGGCTGGAAATCTATCATGGAGCCAACGAGGACAACCAGTATTGCCTGGGTGCTTTGTTGATGGATATTGACGATCCGTCGAAAGTGCTGGCCCGTTCCGAAGAGCAGCCCATCATGATGCCGGCAGAAGAATATGAAAAGACCGGATTTTTCGGCAATGTCATTTTTACCAACGGCCATCTGGTGGATGGTGATGAAATTACCATGTATTACGGTGCGGCCGATGAAGTGATTTGCGGTGCAAACTTCTCTGTCAAAGAGATTTTGGAGTCACTGCATTAG
- a CDS encoding MFS transporter, with protein sequence MLNKLVNEYRVFNTYPKGMRILLITNLIYSLVLPIIEMFIGAYIMRNSHEAKLVVIFQLALYSGIPLTFAINGFLLRKIKIAWLYSFGMLLSGVSMSAMMMLHELDATGIGVAGLIMGLSYGFFWANRDFLALETTDDNNRNYYYGLESFFYTLTGVIVPYVVGVFIGATDEHHWFGGNTNMAYRIVTASVFLLTIISSIVVHRGNFVNPKQERFLYFRFHVLWRKMLGLASLKGLAQGYIVTAPAMLIMKLVGNEDVLGTVQAIGAIFSAIVLYLIGRMAKPKHRIYIFSFGLLLFATGSFINAGLYSSLGVILFMLCLVMARPLLDVAYFPIQLKVIDTVAAIEKRNQFTYILNHELGLYVGRLIGCGLFILMATYIGEDFALKYALVIIGLLQLLSIFVAQNIIKSKY encoded by the coding sequence ATGCTGAATAAACTGGTTAACGAATACCGCGTGTTTAATACCTATCCCAAGGGCATGCGGATATTACTGATTACGAATTTAATTTATTCGCTGGTACTGCCGATTATCGAGATGTTTATCGGTGCCTATATCATGCGAAATTCGCACGAAGCCAAGCTGGTAGTTATCTTTCAGTTGGCACTTTATTCCGGTATTCCGTTAACTTTTGCTATCAACGGATTTCTTCTCCGGAAGATAAAAATCGCCTGGCTATACTCGTTCGGAATGCTGCTGAGTGGCGTTTCCATGTCGGCCATGATGATGCTCCATGAGCTGGATGCTACCGGCATTGGTGTTGCCGGATTGATCATGGGACTATCCTACGGTTTCTTTTGGGCCAACCGCGATTTTCTGGCGCTGGAGACAACCGACGATAATAACCGTAACTACTATTACGGACTGGAATCATTCTTCTACACGCTGACCGGGGTGATTGTGCCTTATGTGGTTGGTGTATTTATCGGGGCCACCGATGAGCATCACTGGTTTGGAGGGAATACCAACATGGCGTACCGAATCGTTACGGCGTCGGTCTTCCTGTTAACCATTATCTCTTCCATTGTGGTTCACCGGGGTAATTTTGTTAACCCAAAGCAAGAACGTTTTCTCTATTTCCGGTTTCACGTTCTTTGGCGAAAAATGCTCGGACTGGCATCACTGAAAGGACTGGCGCAGGGATACATCGTTACGGCTCCGGCCATGTTAATCATGAAGCTGGTTGGGAACGAAGACGTACTGGGAACCGTTCAGGCTATTGGAGCCATTTTTTCTGCTATTGTCCTCTATCTCATCGGACGAATGGCGAAACCGAAGCACCGTATTTACATCTTTTCGTTTGGGTTGCTGTTATTTGCTACCGGAAGTTTCATTAATGCAGGACTTTATTCCTCGCTGGGCGTGATACTTTTCATGTTGTGTCTGGTAATGGCCCGCCCATTGTTGGATGTGGCATATTTCCCGATTCAGTTAAAGGTGATCGATACGGTCGCAGCTATTGAAAAGCGAAACCAATTTACGTATATTCTGAATCACGAGTTGGGATTGTATGTTGGACGTTTGATTGGATGTGGACTTTTCATTCTGATGGCAACCTACATCGGTGAAGATTTTGCGTTGAAATATGCGCTGGTGATTATCGGTTTGTTGCAGTTATTGTCCATTTTCGTTGCACAGAATATCATCAAATCAAAATACTAA
- a CDS encoding LytTR family DNA-binding domain-containing protein, protein MNVLIIEDELPTQRMMTDLISNIRPDWHIVACLDSVRDSVDWLKTHPNPDLIFSDIQLSDGICFEIFDAVQPQSFVIFVTSYDEYAIQAFRVNSVDYLLKPIEPAMLGKSIEKLDAMQKQVKATELLGSDYKELAEALLSGQKKYRTRMAIPTADGFVKINVNDIAFFYSSQKTTTATTFQEVNHVVDHPLDKLEKQLDPEQFFRANRQFIINIDAVSRVNNWFNGKLVVKTKPESEEKIIVSRERARFFRNWLDR, encoded by the coding sequence ATGAATGTGTTGATTATTGAAGATGAATTACCCACGCAGCGGATGATGACTGATTTGATCAGCAACATCCGGCCCGACTGGCATATTGTTGCCTGTTTGGACAGCGTGCGCGATTCTGTCGATTGGCTCAAAACACATCCCAATCCCGATCTTATTTTTTCCGACATTCAACTTTCCGACGGTATCTGTTTCGAGATATTCGATGCTGTTCAGCCACAGTCCTTCGTCATTTTCGTCACCTCTTACGACGAATACGCCATTCAGGCGTTCCGGGTCAACAGCGTTGACTACCTGCTGAAACCCATTGAGCCGGCCATGCTCGGAAAGAGCATCGAGAAACTGGATGCCATGCAAAAACAGGTAAAAGCAACCGAGCTACTGGGCTCCGACTACAAAGAACTGGCGGAAGCACTACTCAGCGGACAGAAGAAATACCGTACCCGGATGGCAATTCCCACTGCCGACGGATTTGTAAAAATTAATGTGAACGACATTGCCTTTTTCTACAGCTCGCAAAAAACTACGACGGCCACCACTTTTCAGGAAGTTAATCATGTGGTCGACCATCCGCTGGACAAACTGGAAAAGCAACTCGACCCCGAGCAATTTTTCCGGGCCAACCGGCAGTTCATCATCAACATCGATGCGGTGAGCCGGGTGAACAACTGGTTTAACGGCAAACTCGTCGTGAAGACCAAACCTGAGTCGGAAGAGAAAATCATTGTCAGCCGCGAGCGTGCCCGCTTCTTCCGGAATTGGCTGGATAGATAA
- a CDS encoding sensor histidine kinase produces MSNKFRFTLIRLGIVSLLALLTLQFVNFILTPTQNPLNDSYPYILAIIGFNLLSEGNIQINRYLDKKTPWFFRVMPRVLKQVSLSLLWTAIVGFALFRAIPNNTCNPEVHFRGIILTYVFGAIFVLIFNSILFLRSFFSNWRNSLIENEKLKQEKLKSEYRVLQNQMNPHFLFNSLSVLISEIHYNPDKAQEFARKMADVYRYVLQRRDDETVSLEKELQFTEKFIFLHKIRLGEAISLDNQVEPELLKLRIPPLTLQILVENAIKHNRATEKEPLHIWLKTDAETMTLEVRNNRQEKTTTFSSGTGLNNLSDRYRLLSGKTIKITETETEFTVQIPLLD; encoded by the coding sequence ATGTCGAACAAATTTCGCTTCACACTAATCCGTCTGGGCATCGTGTCCCTGCTGGCCCTCCTTACCCTTCAGTTTGTCAATTTCATTTTAACCCCCACGCAAAACCCGCTTAACGACTCGTACCCATACATCCTGGCTATCATTGGGTTCAACTTATTGAGTGAAGGCAACATCCAGATCAACCGATATCTGGACAAGAAAACGCCCTGGTTCTTCCGGGTGATGCCCCGGGTGCTGAAACAGGTTTCGCTAAGCTTATTGTGGACGGCCATAGTTGGTTTTGCGTTGTTTAGGGCCATCCCGAATAACACTTGCAATCCCGAAGTGCACTTCCGCGGGATTATTCTGACCTATGTTTTCGGAGCCATTTTCGTACTCATTTTCAACAGTATCTTATTCCTACGGAGTTTTTTCTCCAACTGGCGGAATTCGTTGATCGAGAACGAAAAGCTAAAGCAGGAAAAACTGAAATCGGAATACCGGGTCCTTCAAAACCAGATGAACCCACACTTCCTGTTTAACAGCCTGAGTGTCCTGATTTCAGAGATTCACTATAACCCGGATAAAGCGCAGGAATTTGCCCGAAAAATGGCCGATGTATACCGATATGTCCTGCAACGCCGCGACGACGAAACGGTTTCACTGGAAAAGGAACTTCAGTTTACCGAAAAATTCATTTTCCTGCATAAAATAAGGTTGGGAGAAGCTATTTCACTGGACAATCAGGTGGAACCGGAACTGTTAAAATTGCGTATTCCTCCATTGACTTTACAGATTCTGGTGGAAAACGCCATCAAACATAACCGGGCGACGGAAAAAGAGCCGCTGCACATTTGGCTGAAAACAGATGCTGAAACGATGACGCTGGAAGTCCGTAACAACCGACAGGAAAAAACAACGACATTCAGCTCGGGTACCGGCCTGAATAACTTGTCGGACCGTTACCGACTGTTATCCGGAAAAACCATAAAAATCACGGAAACGGAAACAGAATTCACTGTTCAAATCCCGCTTCTCGATTAA
- a CDS encoding TolC family protein, with protein sequence MIQRIHIFILIFLASATVAHAQLSLNRDKCREMALEYSKQISKANTQKEKATYDKKAYRANYFPKLSATGTFLYTPKTIDYTIDGGYLPTYKPDASGQLQPNVMVNPSTGQPVIGSDGNPVFNMYAFMPDVNLEIGLKGVALAGVKLEQPIYMGGKIRKANEMAGVAEEIANANIRLQQSNVIYESDQAYWTYLTLKDKVKAAKEYKKMLDELVNILQNSYDTGMSSRNDLLKAEVKRNEAVLMVQKAENGRELARMNLCRIIGLPLNTSVTAADSLTIGVIPSTNPEDENPQNRPDWQIVKKQVELKQQQVGLTRADFLPQLGASAGYNYLEGPKINGSTYSGTAFTAMASLKIPIFNWGEGRNKIKAAEAEQEMQKTDLQDVTEKMTLQIAKARFSLKDALTRLNLTEKALEQAKENLKESKDNYEVGMETLANYLEGQAQWEKALSDNIDAKSNVKLSVTQYLKTIGKLVPVNDTAKK encoded by the coding sequence ATGATACAACGAATTCATATATTCATTCTCATATTCCTTGCATCTGCAACGGTTGCTCATGCCCAGCTATCCCTCAACCGGGACAAATGCCGCGAGATGGCGCTGGAGTATAGCAAACAGATTAGCAAGGCCAACACACAGAAAGAGAAAGCCACGTATGACAAGAAGGCTTACCGGGCCAATTATTTCCCGAAATTATCGGCTACCGGAACGTTTCTCTATACGCCAAAGACCATCGATTACACGATCGATGGAGGCTACCTGCCGACCTACAAGCCGGATGCCAGCGGGCAGTTACAGCCCAACGTAATGGTCAATCCGTCCACAGGGCAACCGGTCATCGGTTCCGATGGAAATCCGGTATTTAACATGTATGCCTTCATGCCCGACGTCAACCTGGAAATCGGGCTCAAAGGTGTGGCATTGGCCGGAGTGAAACTCGAACAACCCATTTACATGGGCGGAAAAATCCGCAAGGCCAACGAAATGGCCGGAGTGGCAGAAGAGATAGCCAACGCCAATATCCGGTTGCAGCAATCAAACGTCATCTACGAAAGTGACCAGGCTTACTGGACTTACCTTACGCTGAAAGATAAAGTGAAGGCAGCCAAAGAGTACAAAAAGATGCTCGACGAACTGGTCAATATTTTGCAAAACAGTTACGATACCGGCATGAGTTCGCGCAACGACTTGCTGAAAGCAGAAGTAAAACGAAACGAAGCGGTATTGATGGTTCAGAAAGCGGAGAACGGGCGAGAACTGGCGCGCATGAATCTGTGTCGCATCATCGGGTTACCGCTGAATACATCAGTGACAGCAGCCGACAGTCTGACCATTGGGGTTATTCCCTCGACCAACCCGGAAGATGAGAATCCACAAAACCGCCCCGACTGGCAAATCGTGAAGAAGCAGGTCGAACTGAAACAGCAACAAGTCGGACTGACACGTGCTGATTTTCTTCCACAGCTGGGAGCATCGGCCGGCTACAATTACCTGGAAGGGCCTAAGATAAACGGTTCAACCTATTCCGGCACCGCTTTCACGGCCATGGCTTCGCTCAAGATCCCTATTTTCAACTGGGGTGAAGGACGCAATAAAATCAAAGCGGCAGAGGCAGAACAAGAAATGCAAAAAACCGATCTGCAGGACGTCACTGAAAAGATGACACTCCAGATTGCCAAAGCCCGGTTCAGCCTGAAAGATGCTTTGACACGGCTAAACCTCACCGAAAAAGCTTTGGAACAGGCCAAAGAGAACCTGAAGGAGAGTAAGGATAATTACGAAGTGGGCATGGAAACACTGGCCAATTACCTGGAAGGTCAGGCGCAGTGGGAAAAGGCCTTAAGCGATAACATCGATGCCAAATCGAATGTAAAACTGAGTGTTACACAGTACCTGAAGACCATTGGTAAACTGGTCCCTGTAAATGATACAGCCAAAAAGTAA
- a CDS encoding efflux RND transporter permease subunit, with protein sequence MNLTESAFKNKPLVYFLLFVLIAGGAYSFFKMSKLEDPEIKVKQALVVTVYPGASAHEVELQVTDKLEKAIRSMGDIKSIDSRSLDNYSEIKVDLKSTTKANELEEKWDILRRKVHDVQASLPSEAQQSIVVDDFGDVYGMFYAMTADGYSYEKMSDYADLVKREVQNIPGVSRVQIYGERNPCINVEFKENRMANLGVHPAEILNTLNSQNKTVYAGEFNAGSKRLRVAVNDTYKSIDDIKNLLIQGHESDQIRLKDVATVTRGYQEPYRQLMRYDGQKALGIAFSMEKGGNIINLGKKIDAKLAELQQSRIPAGISFHKVFFQPDKVEDAIKGFMVNLLESVLIVIVILMITMGLRSGILIGSGLIITILGSFLFLNFFNGTLQRVSLASLIVAMGMLVDNAIVIVDGILVDLQNGVKKSKALRNTAKKTALPLLGATLIAIIAFLPIFLSPDTSGEYVRDLFIVLAVSLLLSWVLALTHIPIIADKRFKKSKIKSNGKGAHEGKIYDFFRKTLNFLLYHRALTIGATVVLLLITGFSYRYVKQGFFPDLSYNQLYIEYRAHGGTRIEQVNSDLKSMEEYLMKQPEVTHVTTSLGGTPARYNLVRSIAQPSQNYGELIVDFTSPDVLKEKMDTLQKYLTAHYPQAYVRMKRYNLMYKEFPIEALFTGPDPAVLKKLAKKAEDIMKAEPTATLVTNNWEPETPYLKVDYYQPLARQAGLSRSDVSLALLAATDGLPVGKYHEGTHTLPIYLKSTNAEGKPVQKLDNIPVWSLTPTTGNISPQELRGLLTGQTTKADLLEKALGSKPLNQATKGISPQWEEPVVRRHNGERAIKAQCNNVPGHSPEEVRQNIKNKIEAIKLPEGYHLEWQGEYEASSESQKYLFMHLPMAIILMIGILIALFRDFKKPAIILLSLPLATIGIVSGMLLSGKEFGFVAIVGALGLIGMMIKNGVVLIEEIGLQIESGKDRYQAIIDSSASRLRPVMMASLTTILGMIPLLPDDMFGSLAVTIMAGLLVGTLITLIFIPVLYSLFFHIHHPKREASKK encoded by the coding sequence ATGAATTTGACTGAAAGCGCATTTAAAAATAAGCCACTGGTTTATTTTCTGCTTTTCGTCCTGATTGCCGGAGGGGCTTACTCATTTTTCAAGATGAGCAAGCTGGAAGACCCGGAAATCAAAGTAAAGCAGGCCCTGGTGGTAACCGTTTACCCGGGAGCATCGGCCCATGAAGTTGAACTTCAGGTAACCGATAAACTGGAGAAAGCCATTCGCTCGATGGGAGACATCAAAAGCATCGACTCCCGGTCGCTGGACAACTACTCCGAGATAAAAGTCGATCTGAAAAGCACGACAAAAGCAAATGAGCTGGAAGAAAAATGGGACATCCTTCGCCGTAAGGTACACGATGTCCAGGCTTCTTTGCCAAGTGAAGCGCAGCAATCCATCGTTGTCGACGACTTCGGCGACGTGTATGGCATGTTCTACGCCATGACTGCCGATGGCTACAGCTACGAGAAAATGTCAGACTACGCCGATCTCGTGAAACGCGAGGTACAGAATATTCCGGGTGTCAGCCGGGTACAGATTTACGGAGAACGGAATCCTTGCATCAACGTGGAATTCAAAGAAAACCGAATGGCCAACCTGGGCGTTCATCCTGCTGAGATTCTAAACACGTTGAACAGTCAGAATAAAACCGTTTATGCCGGCGAGTTCAATGCCGGTAGCAAACGTCTCCGGGTGGCGGTGAACGACACCTACAAAAGCATCGACGATATTAAAAACCTGCTGATTCAGGGGCACGAATCCGACCAAATCCGGTTGAAAGATGTGGCTACGGTGACCCGTGGGTACCAGGAACCCTACCGTCAACTAATGCGTTACGACGGACAGAAAGCGCTGGGAATCGCCTTTTCGATGGAAAAAGGCGGAAATATCATCAATCTTGGAAAAAAAATCGATGCCAAGCTGGCCGAACTGCAGCAATCGCGCATTCCGGCCGGCATCAGCTTTCACAAAGTTTTCTTCCAGCCCGATAAGGTAGAAGATGCCATCAAAGGCTTCATGGTCAACCTGCTCGAATCGGTACTGATTGTAATTGTCATCCTGATGATTACCATGGGCCTGCGAAGCGGTATCCTCATCGGTAGCGGTCTTATCATTACCATCCTGGGGTCGTTCCTGTTCCTCAACTTCTTCAACGGAACGTTGCAGCGTGTGTCTCTGGCATCGCTGATTGTTGCCATGGGAATGCTGGTCGACAATGCGATTGTGATAGTAGATGGAATCCTCGTAGACCTGCAAAACGGCGTCAAAAAGTCGAAGGCCTTGCGAAATACGGCGAAGAAAACAGCATTGCCCCTGCTGGGAGCCACACTGATTGCCATCATTGCGTTTTTACCCATCTTCCTTTCGCCCGATACCTCTGGTGAATATGTTCGCGACCTGTTCATCGTACTGGCCGTATCGTTGCTGCTGAGTTGGGTTCTCGCACTAACACATATCCCGATCATCGCTGATAAGCGGTTCAAGAAGTCGAAAATTAAAAGCAACGGCAAAGGTGCACACGAAGGCAAGATATATGACTTTTTCAGGAAGACGTTGAACTTCCTCCTGTATCACCGTGCACTGACCATTGGAGCAACTGTTGTTTTACTGCTCATCACCGGATTTTCGTATCGGTACGTCAAACAGGGATTCTTCCCCGATTTGAGCTACAATCAGCTTTACATCGAGTATCGCGCTCATGGTGGCACCCGCATCGAGCAGGTGAACAGTGACCTGAAAAGCATGGAAGAGTACCTGATGAAACAACCAGAGGTAACGCATGTAACCACCAGTCTGGGTGGAACACCAGCCCGTTATAACCTGGTGCGCTCCATCGCTCAGCCATCGCAGAATTACGGAGAGCTCATCGTCGATTTCACCAGCCCTGATGTGCTGAAAGAGAAAATGGATACGTTGCAGAAATATCTGACAGCCCATTATCCGCAGGCATACGTCCGTATGAAGCGGTACAACCTGATGTACAAGGAATTTCCGATCGAGGCGCTGTTCACCGGTCCGGACCCGGCTGTATTGAAAAAGCTGGCGAAGAAGGCGGAAGACATCATGAAAGCAGAACCAACGGCTACACTGGTAACCAATAATTGGGAGCCGGAGACACCATACCTGAAGGTGGACTATTACCAGCCGCTGGCCCGTCAGGCAGGTTTGTCCCGAAGCGATGTCAGTCTGGCACTGCTGGCTGCAACCGATGGTTTGCCGGTTGGAAAGTATCACGAAGGAACGCACACGCTTCCCATCTACCTGAAAAGCACCAACGCTGAAGGAAAACCGGTTCAGAAACTGGACAATATTCCGGTATGGAGTCTGACTCCTACGACCGGGAATATCAGTCCGCAGGAGCTACGAGGCTTGTTGACCGGTCAGACGACGAAAGCCGACCTGCTGGAGAAAGCACTGGGTAGCAAGCCGCTCAATCAGGCGACCAAAGGCATTTCGCCACAATGGGAAGAACCGGTTGTCCGGAGACACAACGGTGAGCGGGCTATCAAGGCACAATGCAATAACGTCCCCGGGCATTCGCCGGAAGAGGTGCGCCAGAATATCAAAAACAAAATCGAAGCTATCAAACTGCCCGAAGGTTACCATCTGGAATGGCAGGGCGAATATGAAGCCAGCAGCGAATCGCAGAAGTATCTGTTCATGCATTTGCCCATGGCAATTATCCTGATGATTGGTATCCTGATTGCCCTGTTCAGGGATTTCAAAAAACCAGCTATCATCCTGCTCAGTCTGCCGTTGGCTACCATTGGGATTGTTTCTGGTATGCTCCTTTCGGGAAAAGAGTTCGGCTTTGTCGCCATCGTCGGTGCACTGGGATTAATTGGTATGATGATTAAAAACGGAGTGGTGCTCATTGAGGAGATAGGCCTGCAAATCGAATCGGGGAAAGACCGCTACCAGGCGATCATCGATTCATCGGCTTCCAGGCTTCGTCCGGTAATGATGGCCTCCTTAACCACCATTCTGGGTATGATTCCGCTGCTACCTGATGATATGTTCGGCTCGCTGGCGGTCACCATCATGGCCGGCTTGCTGGTCGGAACGCTCATCACACTGATTTTTATACCGGTGCTTTATTCACTTTTCTTTCACATCCATCATCCTAAACGGGAAGCATCTAAAAAGTAA